The genomic segment CACGGACGACGTCGTATCACCGGAATCGCTGCCCGCCGGCTGGCGCCAGCCCGGATTCGCCGGCTGCCGCGCGGCGGGCGACGCTTGGGCCGCCTCCGCGTCCAGCACGACGCTGAGGGTCCCGTCCGCCATCGTCCCCGAGGAGTGGAACTACCTCATCAACCCGCGCCACCCCGGCTTCGCCACCGTCCGCATCGTCTCCGCCCAGCCGTTCGAGTTCGACTCCCGCCTTCTCCGCTGACGCCGATTCGATCACTCCGCCTTCACAGCTCCCGGTGCGCGTCCTGGTTGATCGCATCCGCCAGGTTGCCCACGTGCACGTTGGGATGGCCCTCGCCGCCCAGCTCGCGCGACGGGTTGCGGGGGATGTCCACGCCCTCGGCCGTCTCCGCGATCAGGTGGTCGACCACGGCCTTGAAGTCGCCCGTGCGCTCGAAGACGGCGATCTGCCGGTCCGCGCTCGACCCCTCGTCCAAGATCTTGAAGGCGTACTCCACCTCGGCGCGGCTGCCCAGCTCGTCCACCACGTCGTCGATGAACCACTCGATCAGCTCGCGGATCAGGTCGCGCGCCTTCACCTCCTGCTGCTTGCCCAGGTCGATGAGGTTGCCGTTCAGGCCGTAGCGCACGGCGCGCCACTTGTTCTCCTCGATCAGGTCGCTGGGGTACACGCGGAAGGTCATGTTGTCGCGCCGCAGCTTCCACAGCTTGGCGATGATGGCCTGCAGGATCGCCGCGATGCTCACCGCCTCTTCCAGGCGCGTGCACACGTCCAGGAAGCGGAACTCCAGCGTGGGGTAGATGTGGTGCGGCCGCACGTCCCAGTAGATCTTGGAGCCGTCGGGGATGCACTTGGTGGTCGTGAGCGTCTCCTGCAGGTCCTGGAAGTCGCCCCAGCTCCGCATGATGCGCGGCACGCCGGTGCGCGGGAAGTTGCGGAACACCACGCTGCGGTAGCTCTTGAGCCCCGTG from the Longimicrobiaceae bacterium genome contains:
- a CDS encoding RES family NAD+ phosphorylase; translated protein: MLVYRIARAAYSALDGEGARRSGGRWNSPGTPVVYTAGSRALAVLEVLAWTNPATAPLDLALFEIEAPAPGTDDVVSPESLPAGWRQPGFAGCRAAGDAWAASASSTTLRVPSAIVPEEWNYLINPRHPGFATVRIVSAQPFEFDSRLLR
- a CDS encoding carboxylate-amine ligase, with translation MKQPSLTIGIEEEYQIIDPETRELRSYITEILEDDHLILGEVKPELHQSIVEIGTKVCASPAEACSELKRLRGLVMGLAAKKDLKVVAAGTHPFSSWITQEITPLERYLGVKQDMQDLAQQLLIFGTHVHIGIENKEFLIDAMNVSRYFLPHLLCLSSSSPFWMGRNTGLKSYRSVVFRNFPRTGVPRIMRSWGDFQDLQETLTTTKCIPDGSKIYWDVRPHHIYPTLEFRFLDVCTRLEEAVSIAAILQAIIAKLWKLRRDNMTFRVYPSDLIEENKWRAVRYGLNGNLIDLGKQQEVKARDLIRELIEWFIDDVVDELGSRAEVEYAFKILDEGSSADRQIAVFERTGDFKAVVDHLIAETAEGVDIPRNPSRELGGEGHPNVHVGNLADAINQDAHREL